A stretch of Peteryoungia algae DNA encodes these proteins:
- a CDS encoding ornithine cyclodeaminase, which translates to MTAPAPSEKALVPFVSVENMMRLVHHIGIERVLNELTDVIEADFRRWALFDKTPRVASHSREGVIELMPTSDGEIYSFKYVNGHPKNMAEGLQTVTAFGLLADVSTGYPVLLTEMTLLTALRTAATSAMAARHLAPKGATTMAMIGNGAQAEFQALAMKAVLGITHLRLFDIDPKATDKTIRNLEGAGLQVTACTTSQAAIEGAQIITTCTADKQYATILTDNMVGAGVHINAIGGDCPGKTELHRDILSRADTFVEYPPQTRIEGEIQQMDPDYPVTELWQVVTGEAEGRRNEKQITLFDSVGFAIEDFSALRYVRERVRNTAFYQPVDLIADPDDPRDLFGMLQRARD; encoded by the coding sequence ATGACAGCGCCAGCCCCTTCGGAAAAAGCCCTCGTCCCCTTTGTCAGCGTCGAGAACATGATGCGGCTCGTGCACCATATCGGGATCGAGCGGGTACTGAACGAACTCACCGACGTTATCGAAGCGGATTTCCGGCGCTGGGCGCTCTTCGACAAGACACCGCGAGTCGCCTCGCATTCGCGGGAAGGCGTGATCGAGCTGATGCCGACCTCTGACGGCGAGATCTATTCGTTCAAATATGTGAACGGCCACCCGAAGAACATGGCGGAGGGTCTGCAGACGGTCACCGCCTTCGGTCTGCTCGCCGACGTCTCGACCGGCTATCCTGTGCTATTGACGGAGATGACCCTGCTGACCGCGCTCAGAACGGCAGCGACGTCTGCCATGGCCGCGCGCCATCTGGCACCCAAGGGTGCCACCACCATGGCGATGATCGGCAATGGCGCCCAGGCGGAATTTCAGGCGCTGGCCATGAAGGCCGTGCTCGGGATTACCCATCTGAGGCTGTTCGACATCGACCCGAAGGCGACGGACAAGACCATCCGCAACCTTGAGGGCGCTGGCCTTCAGGTCACCGCCTGCACGACGTCACAAGCCGCGATCGAGGGTGCGCAGATCATCACCACCTGCACGGCCGACAAGCAGTATGCGACAATCCTCACCGACAACATGGTGGGGGCCGGTGTGCACATCAACGCGATCGGCGGAGACTGCCCCGGCAAGACCGAACTGCACCGCGACATTCTTTCCCGCGCCGACACATTCGTGGAATACCCGCCGCAGACGCGGATCGAAGGCGAGATCCAGCAGATGGATCCCGACTATCCCGTCACCGAACTCTGGCAGGTCGTGACCGGCGAGGCCGAGGGTCGGCGGAACGAGAAGCAGATCACCCTGTTCGATAGCGTCGGCTTCGCAATCGAGGATTTCTCGGCCCTCCGCTATGTACGCGAACGTGTCCGCAACACGGCCTTCTACCAGCCCGTGGACCTTATTGCCGACCCCGATGATCCGCGCGACCTGTTCGGCATGCTCCAGCGAGCCCGGGACTGA
- a CDS encoding TRAP transporter large permease, whose translation MAYSILFGTFAILMALGMPIAFCLGVASLATVLYLGIPPIVIFQQLNSGMNIFAMMAIPFFIFAGDLMVRGGIAFRLVRFASGFVGHLRGGLGQVNIVSSMLFGGISGSAVADASAIGGLMVPQMAARGYDRGYAVNVTISSALIALLIPPSHNMILYSISAGGTVSVADLFTAGIIPGILLTIALMVTAYVVARKRGYPAEPFPGFGKLLVFFFAALPGLLLIAIIFGGVRSGVFTATESSCIAVLYAFLVAIFVYRELNWSGFVEAILGAVKTTSLVLLVIGMAAAFAWLMSFLQVQLTLIQLVKSISDNPMVVLFLITIALLVLGTFMDMAPLVIITTPVFLPIVQAFGIDPVHFGVIMILNAGIGLITPPVGTVLFVGCAVGKISIREAMETVWPFFGACVAVLLMVTFIPELSLWLPAQFK comes from the coding sequence ATGGCCTATTCTATCCTCTTTGGCACATTCGCCATCCTGATGGCGCTCGGCATGCCCATTGCTTTCTGCCTCGGCGTCGCGTCGCTGGCGACGGTGCTCTATCTCGGCATCCCGCCCATCGTGATCTTCCAGCAGCTGAATTCCGGCATGAACATCTTCGCGATGATGGCGATCCCGTTCTTCATCTTCGCGGGCGACCTCATGGTGCGCGGCGGGATCGCCTTCCGGCTTGTGCGCTTCGCCTCCGGCTTCGTTGGCCATTTGCGCGGCGGCCTCGGACAGGTCAACATCGTATCCTCGATGCTTTTCGGCGGCATTTCGGGATCAGCCGTGGCCGATGCTTCGGCCATCGGTGGCCTGATGGTGCCGCAGATGGCCGCGCGCGGCTATGATCGCGGCTACGCCGTCAACGTGACGATCAGCTCGGCCTTGATCGCCCTTTTGATCCCGCCGTCGCACAACATGATCCTCTATTCGATCTCCGCGGGTGGCACCGTGTCGGTCGCAGACCTGTTCACGGCCGGCATCATTCCGGGCATCCTGCTGACCATCGCCCTGATGGTTACGGCCTATGTCGTGGCACGCAAACGCGGCTATCCCGCAGAGCCCTTCCCGGGCTTCGGCAAGCTGCTGGTCTTCTTCTTCGCCGCCTTGCCGGGGTTGTTGCTGATCGCAATCATCTTCGGCGGCGTCCGCTCAGGGGTGTTCACCGCCACTGAAAGTTCTTGCATCGCCGTCCTCTATGCCTTCCTCGTCGCGATCTTCGTTTATCGGGAGCTCAACTGGAGCGGCTTCGTGGAGGCCATACTGGGAGCCGTGAAAACGACCTCGCTTGTTCTTCTCGTCATCGGCATGGCTGCCGCCTTTGCCTGGCTGATGTCGTTCCTGCAGGTCCAGCTCACGCTCATCCAGCTGGTCAAGTCGATCTCGGACAATCCGATGGTCGTACTCTTCCTGATCACGATCGCACTGCTGGTGCTCGGCACTTTCATGGACATGGCCCCCCTTGTCATCATCACCACGCCGGTCTTCCTGCCGATCGTTCAGGCCTTCGGCATCGATCCGGTCCATTTCGGTGTCATCATGATCCTGAACGCCGGCATCGGGCTGATCACGCCGCCCGTGGGCACGGTGCTGTTTGTCGGCTGTGCCGTCGGCAAGATCTCGATCCGGGAAGCGATGGAGACCGTCTGGCCCTTCTTCGGAGCCTGCGTCGCGGTTCTGTTGATGGTGACATTCATCCCGGAACTCTCCCTGTGGCTACCCGCGCAGTTCAAGTGA
- a CDS encoding TRAP transporter small permease: MSRFMQAIRPGLRWLSLACLYLAGTGLVLMTLIIGWQVFGRYVLNDTPSWSEPLSLQLMSWFILLGAAVGVRESVHLGLDIVRYNMSLRVQRLMDLVSLGLICIFGGAMSYYGTQLAAGTWTARIPVLGWPGGIDFIPLIAGGALISIFALERLIDTFIAPVAAMSDDAANAEVL; encoded by the coding sequence ATGTCGCGTTTCATGCAGGCCATTCGACCCGGGCTCCGGTGGCTGAGCCTCGCCTGCCTCTACCTTGCCGGGACGGGCCTGGTGCTGATGACCCTGATCATCGGCTGGCAGGTATTCGGCCGCTACGTCCTCAACGATACGCCGAGCTGGTCTGAACCGCTTTCGCTGCAACTGATGTCCTGGTTCATCCTGCTGGGTGCTGCCGTCGGTGTGCGTGAAAGCGTGCATCTGGGGCTGGATATCGTGCGCTACAACATGTCGCTTCGCGTTCAGCGCCTGATGGATCTGGTCAGCCTCGGGCTGATCTGCATCTTTGGCGGTGCAATGTCCTACTATGGCACGCAGTTGGCCGCGGGGACCTGGACGGCGCGGATCCCGGTCCTTGGATGGCCGGGCGGGATCGACTTCATCCCCCTGATCGCAGGTGGCGCGCTGATTTCAATCTTCGCGCTCGAACGCTTGATCGACACGTTTATTGCCCCGGTCGCCGCCATGTCGGACGATGCGGCAAACGCCGAGGTGCTCTGA
- a CDS encoding TRAP transporter substrate-binding protein produces the protein MKTAAMLSLAMGLTLGAGAAFAQEITLRSADIHPDGYPTVDAVKFMGDLVKERTNGRIVIQVMNNAALGSEKDTIEQTRFGVIDMNRVNSAPFNNLVPETVVFGLPFLFRDADHMHKVVDGEIGDEVLAAFEPHGLIGLAFYDSGARSFYSTKKPIQSLADLKGMKVRVQQSDLWIAMMEAFGANPTPMPFGEVYSSLETGVVDAAENNWPSYESSRHFEVAKNYTLTDHSLTPEILAISKVTWDKLTPEDQKVIREAAKESVGKMRELWQAREKASEEKIRASGANIITPNKDEFAAAMQPVYDKFITDPKMKDLVERVRAVK, from the coding sequence ATGAAAACTGCCGCAATGCTCAGCCTCGCCATGGGGCTTACCCTCGGCGCTGGCGCCGCCTTCGCCCAGGAAATCACCCTGCGCTCCGCCGACATCCATCCCGACGGCTACCCGACGGTCGATGCCGTGAAGTTCATGGGCGACCTGGTGAAAGAGCGCACGAACGGCCGCATCGTCATCCAGGTGATGAACAATGCAGCCCTGGGTTCGGAAAAGGACACGATCGAGCAGACCCGCTTCGGCGTGATCGACATGAACCGCGTCAACAGCGCGCCGTTCAACAATCTGGTACCGGAAACGGTTGTCTTCGGCCTGCCCTTCCTGTTCCGTGACGCCGACCACATGCACAAAGTGGTGGACGGCGAGATCGGCGACGAAGTGCTGGCTGCCTTTGAGCCGCATGGTCTGATCGGGCTTGCCTTCTACGATTCCGGCGCGCGATCCTTCTATTCGACGAAAAAGCCGATCCAGAGCCTGGCCGACCTCAAAGGCATGAAGGTTCGCGTCCAACAGTCCGATCTCTGGATCGCGATGATGGAAGCCTTCGGCGCCAACCCGACGCCGATGCCGTTCGGCGAGGTCTATTCGTCGCTCGAAACCGGCGTGGTTGACGCGGCCGAGAACAACTGGCCGTCGTATGAATCCTCGCGCCACTTCGAAGTTGCCAAGAACTATACGCTCACCGACCATTCGCTGACGCCGGAAATTCTGGCCATTTCGAAGGTCACCTGGGACAAGCTCACTCCGGAAGACCAGAAGGTCATCCGGGAAGCTGCCAAGGAATCGGTCGGCAAGATGCGTGAACTGTGGCAGGCACGCGAGAAGGCATCGGAAGAAAAAATCCGCGCATCCGGTGCCAACATCATCACGCCAAACAAGGATGAGTTCGCGGCCGCAATGCAGCCCGTCTATGACAAGTTCATCACGGATCCCAAGATGAAGGACCTCGTCGAGCGCGTCCGCGCCGTCAAGTGA
- a CDS encoding amidohydrolase family protein, producing the protein MSLIRPLSGRKPAITLPKGAIDTQMHAYMPGYPAVPGGPNLPVGDLPTPEQYRQFMDWIGIDRVIVTQGMAHQRDNANLIASLERFGDIAWGVANLDAGTSEAELDRLSAARVRGARIMNLPGGATDLTKLEEVDAIAASRDWMIAVQFDGSDILDHEERLAKLKSRWVLDHHGKFFCGVTPESPQVQATKRLIDGGRCWFKFAGVYESSKSGAPEFADVAAVARAIAAYAPERIVWGSNWPHNMARAQADYPDDVALTDTVLGWLPDDAARKRALVDNPEELFGIPPAGDR; encoded by the coding sequence ATGAGCCTAATCCGCCCCCTCTCCGGTCGCAAACCCGCAATCACGCTTCCCAAGGGCGCGATCGACACCCAGATGCACGCCTACATGCCAGGCTACCCCGCCGTGCCAGGCGGCCCGAACCTGCCGGTCGGCGATCTGCCGACCCCTGAGCAGTATCGACAGTTCATGGACTGGATCGGGATCGATCGCGTGATCGTCACCCAGGGCATGGCGCACCAACGGGACAACGCCAATCTCATCGCCAGCCTCGAACGGTTCGGCGACATCGCCTGGGGCGTCGCAAACCTTGATGCCGGCACCAGCGAAGCCGAACTCGACCGGCTATCGGCGGCGCGCGTCCGGGGCGCGCGCATCATGAACCTGCCGGGCGGCGCCACCGATCTGACCAAACTCGAAGAGGTGGATGCGATCGCCGCCAGCCGCGACTGGATGATCGCCGTCCAGTTCGACGGCAGCGACATACTCGACCATGAGGAACGACTTGCGAAACTGAAATCCCGCTGGGTGCTCGACCATCACGGCAAGTTCTTTTGTGGCGTGACGCCCGAAAGCCCACAGGTTCAGGCCACCAAGCGGTTGATCGACGGCGGGCGCTGCTGGTTCAAGTTTGCCGGCGTCTATGAATCGTCAAAATCCGGCGCCCCCGAATTTGCTGATGTCGCGGCTGTGGCCCGCGCTATCGCGGCGTATGCGCCGGAGCGCATCGTCTGGGGGTCCAACTGGCCCCACAATATGGCGCGCGCCCAGGCAGACTATCCTGATGACGTCGCGCTCACCGACACCGTGCTCGGCTGGCTGCCCGATGATGCCGCACGCAAGCGCGCGCTCGTCGACAACCCTGAAGAACTTTTCGGCATTCCACCTGCAGGAGACAGGTAG
- a CDS encoding mandelate racemase/muconate lactonizing enzyme family protein, translating to MKIVEVSTHLLEHRLSVPFQSASMRFDRRAHVLVEIVCDNGLTGWGECLGPARPNAAVVAAYRNWLIGMNPLETEKIWAVLYNALRDQGQRGLTLTALSGIDIALWDIKGKHFGTSVSMLLGGRFRESVKAYATGSFKRDGVDRVEDNARDIASYRSQGFHASKIKVGFGIEEDLRVIRAARDAAGSDMRLMADANHGYGVLEAIEFGCRAADYGLDWLEEPVVPEQLAAYREVRAKQPIPVAGGETWQSRWGMREPIETRAIDIIQPDLAGVGGFTEAKRVADLAALHGVRVVPHVWGTAVHIAAALQFLAAMVPDPVRVNPIEPILEFDRTDNPFRQAVVKEPIEHVNGVVAIPNAPGLGIEINRDALAEFKMRDE from the coding sequence ATGAAAATCGTCGAGGTTAGCACCCATCTTCTCGAGCACAGGCTCTCGGTCCCGTTCCAGAGCGCGTCCATGCGCTTCGATCGGCGTGCTCATGTGCTCGTCGAGATCGTCTGCGACAACGGGCTCACAGGCTGGGGCGAATGCCTTGGTCCGGCGCGACCGAATGCGGCGGTGGTCGCGGCCTATCGCAACTGGCTGATCGGCATGAACCCGCTGGAGACCGAGAAGATCTGGGCCGTTCTCTACAATGCACTGCGTGATCAGGGGCAGCGTGGCCTGACACTGACCGCCCTTTCCGGCATCGACATTGCGCTCTGGGACATCAAGGGCAAGCATTTCGGGACCTCCGTTTCAATGTTACTCGGGGGCCGGTTTCGCGAAAGCGTCAAGGCCTATGCGACCGGAAGCTTCAAGCGCGACGGCGTCGACCGTGTCGAAGACAATGCACGTGACATCGCCTCTTACAGATCTCAGGGCTTCCACGCGTCGAAGATCAAGGTTGGCTTCGGCATCGAGGAAGATCTGCGCGTCATCCGCGCCGCCCGGGACGCCGCGGGTTCGGACATGCGTCTGATGGCAGATGCCAATCATGGTTATGGCGTTCTTGAAGCCATCGAATTCGGTTGCCGTGCGGCAGACTATGGTCTCGACTGGCTGGAAGAGCCCGTGGTGCCGGAACAGCTCGCCGCCTACCGCGAAGTGCGTGCCAAGCAACCGATCCCGGTGGCCGGTGGCGAAACCTGGCAGAGCCGCTGGGGCATGCGTGAGCCGATCGAGACCCGCGCGATCGATATCATTCAGCCGGATCTCGCCGGTGTGGGCGGCTTCACCGAGGCCAAACGCGTGGCTGATCTCGCCGCCCTTCACGGCGTGCGTGTCGTCCCGCATGTCTGGGGCACGGCCGTGCACATCGCAGCCGCCCTGCAGTTCCTCGCGGCCATGGTGCCAGACCCCGTTCGGGTCAACCCGATCGAGCCGATCCTGGAATTCGATCGCACCGACAATCCGTTCCGCCAGGCCGTCGTCAAGGAGCCGATCGAACACGTGAACGGGGTGGTCGCCATTCCAAACGCACCCGGCCTCGGCATCGAGATCAACCGGGATGCGCTGGCCGAGTTCAAGATGAGGGACGAATGA
- the kdgD gene encoding 5-dehydro-4-deoxyglucarate dehydratase, with protein MTPQEIKVALGAGLLSFPVTHFDDDGNFKSDSYAQHVEWLSGFDAPVLFAAGGTGEFFSLTPSEVPRIVAAAKEAAGKTAIVSGCGYGTEIAIEIARSVEKVGADGILLLPHYLIDAPQEGMYHHVKRICQSVGIGVMVYNRDNSILGVETLQRLCDECPNLVGFKDGTGDIGLVRQITATMGDRLTYLGGMPTAELFAEAYLGAGFTTYSSAVFNFVPGLAVEFYKALRAGERERCETILRDFFYPFMAIRSRRKGYAVSAVKAGVRLQGFAAGKVRPPLDDLTAEEEDMMAQLIAPWKR; from the coding sequence ATGACGCCGCAAGAAATAAAGGTCGCGCTCGGCGCCGGCCTGCTCTCCTTCCCTGTCACGCATTTCGATGATGACGGGAATTTCAAGTCCGACAGCTATGCGCAGCATGTGGAATGGCTGTCTGGTTTCGATGCGCCGGTGCTGTTTGCGGCTGGCGGCACGGGAGAGTTCTTTTCGCTGACGCCATCGGAAGTTCCCCGCATTGTTGCCGCCGCCAAGGAAGCAGCCGGCAAGACGGCGATCGTGTCGGGCTGCGGCTATGGCACCGAAATCGCGATCGAGATTGCCCGCTCCGTCGAGAAGGTCGGCGCGGATGGCATCCTGCTCCTGCCGCATTACCTGATCGATGCGCCGCAGGAGGGCATGTACCATCACGTCAAACGGATCTGTCAGTCCGTCGGCATCGGCGTCATGGTCTACAATCGCGACAATTCAATCCTGGGCGTGGAAACGCTGCAGCGGCTGTGCGACGAGTGCCCCAATCTGGTCGGTTTCAAGGATGGCACAGGCGATATCGGCCTCGTACGCCAGATTACGGCGACCATGGGCGACAGGCTCACCTATCTCGGCGGCATGCCGACCGCGGAACTCTTTGCGGAAGCCTATCTGGGTGCCGGCTTCACCACCTATTCATCTGCCGTCTTCAACTTCGTGCCCGGTCTCGCCGTGGAATTCTACAAGGCGCTGCGCGCTGGCGAACGTGAACGCTGCGAGACAATTCTCAGAGATTTCTTCTATCCCTTCATGGCGATCCGCAGCCGCCGCAAGGGTTATGCGGTTTCGGCCGTGAAGGCCGGGGTTCGCCTGCAGGGTTTTGCTGCTGGCAAGGTACGCCCGCCCCTCGACGACCTGACGGCGGAAGAAGAAGACATGATGGCCCAGCTTATCGCCCCCTGGAAGCGCTGA
- a CDS encoding FadR/GntR family transcriptional regulator, which produces MAMQARNEAGAGTLVQRLGDNLRKAIVGGQFPPGSKLPSEAQLSEAHGVSRTVVREAIASLRADRLVEARQGAGVFVLAPTEPPPAPLLVGNVDPARVSSMIELLELRTAVEVEAAGLAALRRSPAQEEVILEKHYAVRACLEAGQSTTEADFALHIAIAEATNNPRFREFLALIGKSAIPRAALRDEDSEDDQSGYLRLIDAEHADIVEAISSGDEEAARDAMRRHLRGSQGRYRALLREQRQPVR; this is translated from the coding sequence ATGGCAATGCAGGCGAGAAACGAGGCAGGCGCTGGAACGCTGGTGCAGCGACTGGGGGACAATCTGCGGAAGGCCATCGTCGGAGGGCAGTTCCCACCAGGCAGCAAGCTGCCGAGTGAGGCCCAGCTGTCCGAGGCGCATGGCGTGTCCCGCACCGTCGTGCGCGAAGCAATCGCTTCGCTCCGCGCCGACCGACTGGTCGAGGCGCGCCAGGGCGCTGGCGTCTTCGTCCTCGCCCCGACCGAGCCCCCACCTGCCCCGCTTCTGGTCGGGAATGTGGATCCGGCCCGCGTTTCCTCAATGATAGAGCTTCTGGAACTGCGCACGGCTGTGGAGGTGGAGGCGGCAGGCCTTGCAGCGCTTCGCCGTTCTCCGGCGCAGGAAGAGGTCATCCTGGAGAAGCACTACGCCGTTCGCGCCTGTCTCGAGGCAGGGCAATCGACGACGGAGGCCGACTTCGCCCTGCATATCGCCATCGCAGAAGCGACCAACAACCCCCGCTTCCGGGAGTTTCTGGCCCTGATCGGCAAGAGTGCCATCCCGCGCGCCGCCTTGCGAGACGAGGACAGCGAGGACGATCAATCCGGCTATCTGCGTCTGATCGATGCCGAACATGCCGATATTGTCGAGGCCATTTCGTCTGGCGACGAGGAGGCCGCGCGCGATGCCATGCGCCGGCATCTGCGCGGCAGTCAGGGCCGCTACCGGGCTCTCCTGCGAGAACAACGCCAACCTGTACGATAA
- a CDS encoding NAD-dependent epimerase/dehydratase family protein, translating to MKRLLLTGAAGGLGSAMRGRLKGLAEIVRISDIVELGNLAGHEEAMLCDLGDRASVDRLVKDCDAIIHLGGISVEDKFSKIMNANLLGLYNLYEAARENGMPRILFASSNHTIGYYRQDEYLDQDVPLKPDGLYGVSKCFGEALARMYFEKFGQETALVRIGSCMEKPKNHRMLATWMSHDDFLAMIECIFRVPRLGCPVIWGCSNNDTRWWDNSHVSYLGWHPKDNAERFRAEIDAAVPRPKPDEVVAIYQGGPFVSDPIFAED from the coding sequence GTGAAGAGACTATTGCTGACGGGTGCTGCCGGCGGACTGGGTAGCGCGATGCGCGGGCGGTTGAAGGGGCTCGCGGAAATCGTCAGGATTTCGGACATCGTCGAACTGGGAAATCTGGCCGGTCATGAAGAGGCCATGCTCTGCGATCTGGGCGATCGGGCATCCGTGGACAGGCTGGTGAAGGACTGCGACGCCATTATTCATCTTGGCGGCATCTCGGTGGAGGACAAGTTCTCCAAGATCATGAATGCCAATCTGCTGGGCCTCTACAATCTCTATGAGGCGGCCCGCGAAAACGGTATGCCGAGAATTCTCTTTGCCAGCTCCAACCACACGATCGGTTATTACCGCCAAGACGAATACCTCGATCAGGACGTGCCGTTGAAGCCCGATGGTCTCTATGGCGTGTCGAAATGCTTCGGCGAGGCGCTGGCCCGCATGTATTTCGAGAAGTTCGGTCAGGAGACCGCCCTGGTCAGGATCGGGAGTTGCATGGAGAAGCCGAAAAACCACCGCATGCTCGCCACCTGGATGAGCCACGACGACTTTCTCGCGATGATCGAGTGCATCTTCCGCGTTCCCCGCCTCGGCTGCCCGGTCATCTGGGGATGTTCGAACAATGACACCCGCTGGTGGGACAATTCCCACGTCTCCTATCTCGGATGGCACCCGAAGGACAATGCCGAGCGTTTCCGTGCAGAGATCGATGCGGCGGTCCCAAGGCCGAAGCCGGATGAAGTGGTGGCGATCTACCAGGGCGGCCCCTTTGTAAGCGATCCGATCTTCGCAGAAGACTAA